A stretch of Synechococcus sp. WH 8020 DNA encodes these proteins:
- a CDS encoding phycobilisome linker polypeptide, whose protein sequence is MPFGPASLLGVERFSAESEAPLELLPGDDDVQKEALISAIYKQVLGNAYVMESERQLIAESQFKLGEISVRELIRRIAKSDLYRSRFFESCPRYRYIELAFRHLLGRAPVDFEEMRGHAERLDSLGYEADIDSYLDSDDYQNTYGEWVVPFQRGWKTDSCTTLQEFTWSFQLLRGNSSSSLKGDLSGITSKLGGAAYQNLPLPVVPPSSNEAKGWSFRRAKNLQDAPTRLGVGAGQEGTTYRVEVTGYSANNVRRISRYTKSNRVFYVPFDKLSEQFIRIHREGGKISSITPVT, encoded by the coding sequence ATGCCCTTTGGTCCTGCCTCGCTCCTAGGGGTCGAGCGTTTCTCCGCAGAGAGTGAAGCTCCGCTCGAACTGCTTCCAGGCGACGACGACGTCCAAAAGGAAGCTTTGATCAGCGCAATCTACAAGCAGGTGCTTGGCAATGCCTATGTCATGGAGAGCGAGCGCCAATTGATCGCAGAGTCGCAATTCAAACTTGGCGAAATCAGCGTTCGTGAGCTGATCCGTCGCATTGCCAAGAGCGATCTGTACCGAAGCCGATTTTTCGAATCGTGCCCCCGTTATCGCTATATCGAGCTGGCCTTCCGTCATCTCTTGGGAAGAGCCCCAGTTGATTTCGAAGAGATGCGAGGGCATGCGGAACGCCTTGACAGTCTTGGCTATGAGGCCGATATCGATAGCTATTTAGATTCGGATGACTATCAAAATACCTATGGCGAATGGGTCGTGCCCTTTCAAAGGGGATGGAAAACAGACAGTTGTACAACACTGCAAGAATTCACATGGAGTTTCCAACTCCTTCGCGGTAATAGCAGTAGCAGCTTGAAGGGAGATCTTTCAGGAATTACAAGCAAGCTCGGAGGAGCTGCTTACCAAAACTTGCCTCTTCCTGTGGTTCCGCCATCTTCGAATGAAGCAAAAGGCTGGAGCTTCCGAAGAGCCAAAAATCTTCAAGATGCACCGACACGCCTTGGTGTTGGAGCAGGGCAAGAAGGAACAACCTATCGCGTTGAAGTGACTGGATATAGCGCTAACAACGTACGAAGAATATCGCGGTACACGAAATCAAATCGTGTTTTCTACGTGCCCTTCGACAAGTTATCTGAGCAGTTTATAAGAATACATAGAGAAGGAGGTAAAATCTCAAGCATTACACCAGTCACCTAA
- a CDS encoding FGGY-family carbohydrate kinase — protein sequence MSQDPLVLGIDLGTSGVRIAVIDSNCALLQTESAPYQIGLVNPFDWRDRCCALIGRLKPDYRHRLKAIAADGTSGTLLACDQQGLPLAEALPYSLACPNVLDQLRDLSPQGGPASSASGSLARALHLVEQHQAPLLLRHQADWISGWLLDDWSYGEEGNNLRLGWDLNKQSWPDSFIRQPWWEALPEIRASGSVFGPVSPQRAKDLDLPEDLLVVAGTTDSNAAVLTADAEDDEGITVLGSTLVLKRFTDQPLAPWPGTSNHRVGGRWLCGGASNAGAAVLKQLFPDIDLAELSRQIDPDQISGLQLRPLPRCGERFPVDDPNLEPILMPRPVSDSLYLHGLLEGLTTIEQAGWQRLTSLGADPPKKIVTLGGGARNPQWRRLRERQLCVPIRSCNTPPAAGVARLALQAVKAPDKTIHLREN from the coding sequence ATGAGCCAAGATCCGCTGGTGCTCGGCATTGACCTAGGCACCAGCGGGGTCCGCATTGCTGTCATCGATAGCAACTGTGCCCTACTCCAGACCGAAAGCGCGCCTTATCAGATCGGCCTGGTCAACCCCTTCGACTGGCGCGACCGATGTTGCGCATTGATCGGACGCCTCAAACCTGACTACCGCCATCGCCTCAAAGCCATCGCAGCGGATGGCACCTCAGGAACGCTGCTGGCCTGCGATCAACAGGGCCTCCCCCTTGCTGAGGCCTTGCCCTATTCATTGGCATGCCCCAATGTCCTGGATCAGCTCCGAGACTTAAGTCCACAGGGTGGACCAGCTTCCAGCGCTAGCGGAAGCCTTGCGAGGGCGCTGCACCTAGTCGAACAACACCAAGCCCCTCTCCTGCTTCGCCATCAAGCCGACTGGATCAGCGGCTGGCTTCTTGACGATTGGAGCTATGGGGAGGAAGGCAACAACCTTCGACTGGGATGGGACCTGAACAAACAATCGTGGCCCGACAGCTTTATCAGGCAACCCTGGTGGGAGGCACTTCCAGAGATTCGCGCCAGTGGCTCAGTGTTTGGCCCCGTTTCGCCGCAACGGGCCAAAGATCTAGACCTGCCAGAAGATCTACTCGTTGTAGCCGGGACAACCGATTCCAACGCGGCCGTTCTCACCGCTGATGCAGAAGACGACGAGGGCATCACAGTGCTGGGAAGCACCTTGGTTCTGAAACGATTCACCGATCAGCCCCTCGCTCCATGGCCAGGGACCTCCAACCATCGCGTGGGGGGGCGTTGGTTATGCGGAGGAGCCTCCAATGCTGGAGCTGCAGTGCTGAAACAACTCTTTCCTGATATCGACCTCGCTGAACTAAGCCGTCAGATCGATCCTGATCAAATCAGCGGCTTACAGCTGCGCCCACTTCCCAGATGCGGAGAGCGGTTTCCCGTTGATGACCCCAACCTTGAACCCATCCTCATGCCCCGGCCTGTGAGCGATTCCCTTTATCTACACGGCCTCTTAGAGGGTTTAACGACCATCGAACAGGCGGGATGGCAACGCCTCACAAGCCTTGGTGCTGATCCTCCGAAAAAGATCGTGACCCTTGGAGGCGGAGCGCGCAATCCTCAATGGCGTCGTCTGCGCGAGCGCCAACTCTGCGTTCCTATCCGCAGTTGCAACACACCACCAGCTGCAGGCGTCGCTCGTTTAGCTCTACAGGCTGTGAAAGCACCAGACAAGACGATTCATCTAAGGGAGAATTAA
- a CDS encoding ComF family protein gives MTLGLQGITPVHFHAAGWYQGELRREILRLRHNHDFSALKALTFALQQTLPTKALLVPIPSWKADKRANPLPALICRSLGRTTKSLLKRCRPTVGQHHLSRRQRLVNMKAAFAIHPDQRSRRVSATPTWIVDDILTTGATAQEAIKTLKNAGWEVSGLICLGRTP, from the coding sequence ATGACATTGGGACTGCAGGGCATCACCCCTGTTCACTTCCACGCAGCTGGTTGGTATCAAGGAGAGCTTCGCCGAGAAATCCTACGGCTAAGGCACAATCACGACTTTTCAGCGTTGAAGGCGCTGACCTTCGCTCTGCAGCAAACCCTTCCGACCAAGGCTCTCTTGGTTCCAATCCCCAGTTGGAAAGCGGACAAGCGAGCCAATCCGCTACCGGCATTGATCTGCCGGAGCCTTGGACGCACCACCAAGTCGCTACTGAAACGGTGTCGGCCCACCGTGGGCCAACACCACCTCAGTCGCCGTCAGCGGCTGGTCAATATGAAAGCAGCCTTCGCGATCCATCCAGATCAGCGCTCCAGGCGCGTTTCTGCAACACCCACTTGGATTGTCGATGACATCCTCACCACTGGGGCCACGGCTCAAGAAGCCATAAAAACGTTAAAGAACGCAGGGTGGGAGGTCAGCGGATTGATCTGCCTAGGACGCACCCCGTGA
- a CDS encoding phycobilisome rod-core linker polypeptide, producing MAIPVRTYSLKSQNSRVNNLAGNSDSVKYQVTGEVSGASVSTRRDMDSLIEQTYKQIFFHAMSCDRDIYLESQLRSGYITMRDFVRGLLLSERFQQGYYQCSSNYRMVDQIVGRVLGRSVSGESERLAWSIVIAEKGFTYFVDQILESDEYMTNFGYDGAPAQRGRLIPGRSTGDMPIYQRFPRYGEEWKNSLIAREFVNKTFTTGGVSSTMKSLVGKPPEWLIKTWLILFAIGGFEITRVILSIGVSMVRS from the coding sequence ATGGCTATTCCTGTTCGCACCTATTCTCTGAAGAGCCAGAACAGTCGAGTCAATAACCTTGCTGGCAATAGTGATTCCGTAAAATATCAGGTAACAGGTGAAGTATCTGGCGCTTCAGTGTCAACACGTAGAGATATGGACAGCCTGATTGAACAAACATACAAGCAAATCTTTTTCCATGCGATGAGTTGCGACAGGGATATATATCTCGAATCTCAATTAAGAAGTGGGTACATCACGATGCGCGACTTCGTGAGAGGACTTCTGCTCTCAGAGAGATTTCAACAGGGATATTATCAATGCAGCTCAAATTACAGAATGGTAGATCAAATTGTAGGTAGAGTACTAGGCCGCTCAGTGAGTGGTGAGTCTGAAAGGTTAGCGTGGTCTATCGTCATTGCAGAAAAAGGATTCACATATTTTGTGGATCAAATCCTAGAAAGTGATGAATACATGACCAACTTTGGATATGATGGGGCTCCAGCACAGCGCGGTAGATTGATACCGGGGCGATCCACGGGAGACATGCCTATCTATCAAAGGTTCCCTCGTTATGGTGAAGAATGGAAAAATTCGCTGATTGCAAGAGAATTCGTGAATAAAACATTCACCACAGGTGGAGTAAGTAGCACAATGAAATCACTAGTAGGCAAGCCACCTGAATGGCTCATTAAGACATGGTTGATCCTGTTTGCAATTGGTGGCTTTGAAATTACACGGGTGATACTATCGATTGGCGTCTCCATGGTACGAAGCTAA
- a CDS encoding DUF2470 domain-containing protein: MTADPLTPAVSERICRHMNDDHGDAVLQFALHYGGVSAANIATMTAVGTDAMSLEVDGKPLRIPFDHTLTDSEDAHRTMVAMLRAMPSNGSKGES; the protein is encoded by the coding sequence ATGACCGCTGATCCGCTTACCCCCGCTGTTAGCGAACGCATCTGTCGTCACATGAATGACGACCATGGCGATGCAGTGCTTCAGTTCGCCCTCCATTACGGAGGAGTCAGTGCTGCCAACATTGCCACCATGACAGCCGTAGGCACTGATGCCATGAGCCTTGAAGTCGATGGGAAACCCCTCAGGATCCCGTTTGATCACACACTCACTGACAGTGAGGACGCCCACCGCACCATGGTGGCGATGCTGAGAGCGATGCCCTCTAACGGCAGCAAAGGGGAATCCTGA
- a CDS encoding phycobilisome rod-core linker polypeptide has protein sequence MVAIKPTRDFTNKARTSYTTTNQKAKAKAAVTVEQFKENQCKAMGIGIGPRHHGECPFGVTAEEYAATGNNALDTAISTAYKQVFGNAKPTDNQRCDELESQLRDGRITTRDFVNGLAKSDFYKQNYYHKVSPIKGVEHNFKHLLGRPPINQSEIGGSISFIAEQGYDAFINKLTSSGEYLEVFGSDTVPYDRAWTSEAGFYCSTFVNMCSVSTGNASSDKITGSRSQLVMSLANARNLSTSTGGFDVSGFTYSKAVRDPSSGAFQRMFMPQTAKR, from the coding sequence ATGGTCGCCATCAAACCAACACGTGATTTTACCAATAAAGCGCGTACTTCATATACAACAACGAATCAGAAGGCGAAAGCGAAAGCCGCAGTAACAGTCGAACAATTCAAAGAGAACCAGTGCAAGGCGATGGGCATTGGTATTGGGCCAAGACATCATGGGGAATGTCCATTTGGAGTGACAGCTGAAGAATATGCAGCTACTGGAAATAATGCATTAGACACAGCAATTAGCACTGCATATAAACAGGTGTTTGGCAATGCGAAACCAACTGATAACCAACGTTGTGATGAGCTAGAGTCTCAACTCAGGGATGGAAGAATCACGACACGGGATTTTGTAAATGGACTAGCTAAGTCAGACTTCTACAAACAAAACTATTACCATAAAGTATCACCAATCAAAGGTGTTGAGCATAATTTCAAGCATTTACTGGGCAGGCCACCCATCAATCAAAGTGAAATCGGTGGATCTATTAGTTTCATTGCCGAGCAGGGGTATGATGCATTTATTAATAAATTAACCTCTTCCGGTGAATATCTTGAAGTGTTTGGTTCAGACACAGTTCCCTACGATCGGGCATGGACATCTGAAGCAGGTTTTTACTGTTCCACATTTGTGAATATGTGCTCAGTCAGCACAGGAAACGCAAGTTCAGACAAAATAACCGGAAGCAGAAGTCAACTTGTGATGTCTTTAGCCAATGCTAGAAATCTAAGTACCTCCACAGGTGGTTTCGATGTCTCAGGATTTACTTACTCGAAAGCCGTTAGAGATCCATCATCAGGAGCATTCCAAAGAATGTTTATGCCACAAACAGCAAAAAGATAA
- a CDS encoding pentapeptide repeat-containing protein → MFLNIENWSPPEMASPDQINEYPVDARGADWRNRDIGTLDLKNANLCRTDLRGANLTCCLLENTDMRLAKYDSKTALPDGFNIRTSGAIGPGAQLNGAFLNNADLRGIDLRKASLMGAYLSGADLSGALLDNISLAGADLRHAILRGAMCRGTRFGTSELKMADLRGADLTEANLDTLESIQGSDFSMCKGMDPYIQTLLERPAIELDHWNPLTRSTTRASLESLSLEA, encoded by the coding sequence ATGTTTTTAAACATAGAAAATTGGAGTCCGCCTGAAATGGCGTCTCCCGATCAAATTAATGAGTATCCAGTCGATGCCAGAGGTGCAGATTGGCGAAATCGAGATATTGGAACTTTGGATTTAAAAAATGCAAATCTTTGTAGAACTGATTTAAGAGGCGCAAATTTAACGTGTTGCCTATTGGAAAACACCGACATGAGGCTTGCTAAATACGACAGCAAAACTGCGCTACCAGATGGATTCAACATCCGAACAAGTGGGGCAATCGGCCCAGGAGCACAACTCAATGGAGCCTTTTTAAACAATGCAGATTTGAGGGGAATCGATCTACGCAAAGCCTCATTAATGGGTGCTTATCTAAGCGGTGCAGATTTAAGCGGTGCATTACTGGACAATATTTCGTTAGCAGGAGCAGATTTGCGACATGCCATTTTACGAGGTGCCATGTGCAGAGGAACTCGATTTGGCACAAGCGAACTAAAGATGGCAGACCTAAGAGGTGCTGATCTCACTGAAGCCAATCTAGACACGTTGGAATCGATCCAAGGTAGCGATTTCTCTATGTGCAAAGGAATGGATCCTTATATTCAAACCTTGCTTGAGAGGCCTGCCATCGAATTGGATCATTGGAATCCACTCACGCGTAGCACTACAAGAGCAAGCCTCGAATCCTTGTCTTTGGAAGCATAA